A window from Rhizosphaericola mali encodes these proteins:
- a CDS encoding LacI family DNA-binding transcriptional regulator — translation MEKTTTIKEIAVKLNVSTSTVSRALNNHPSIGEITRNRIKATAKEMNYAPNLAAIQFKKGKSFTIGVIIPELSETFFSDAISGIEDVTFKQGYNVIFGQSHNDIDKEKAILESFKRNRVDGILVSLSKTTKNLDHFHDLSKMNIPVVFFDRVPKTADFHYVKSDLYKVSVEIINFLWEKNHRNIALLKGPNCMASTNERMKGVLDGFIKKRVKTDGSLFGITDLTKEGTFIAMKDILSQKNRPTAIIAFNDFVALDAMEYIQAFTSLKINKDIVIVSYANNPLLKYLKVFKPAASVEQFPYLQGEKATSILLDLINNGQKLDEKGNIILNQIIIDAELVDTSKSYASPAVAV, via the coding sequence ATGGAAAAAACTACCACAATAAAAGAAATTGCAGTTAAACTCAATGTATCAACATCCACCGTTTCTAGAGCATTGAATAACCATCCAAGCATTGGTGAAATTACTAGAAATCGTATTAAAGCGACTGCAAAAGAGATGAATTATGCACCAAATTTAGCCGCCATTCAATTTAAAAAAGGAAAGTCGTTTACCATAGGCGTAATTATACCTGAATTATCTGAAACATTTTTCTCAGATGCTATCAGTGGGATTGAAGATGTCACATTTAAACAAGGCTATAATGTAATTTTTGGACAAAGCCATAATGATATTGATAAAGAAAAGGCCATTTTAGAATCTTTTAAAAGAAATCGAGTTGACGGCATTTTAGTTTCCTTATCAAAAACCACAAAAAACTTAGACCATTTCCATGATTTATCTAAAATGAATATTCCTGTTGTTTTTTTTGACAGAGTACCCAAAACTGCAGATTTTCATTATGTGAAGAGTGATCTTTACAAAGTTTCTGTGGAAATTATCAATTTTTTATGGGAGAAAAACCATAGAAATATTGCGTTGCTGAAAGGTCCAAATTGTATGGCATCGACTAATGAAAGAATGAAAGGTGTATTAGATGGTTTTATTAAAAAAAGAGTTAAGACAGATGGTTCTTTGTTTGGAATAACGGATTTGACTAAAGAAGGTACTTTCATTGCGATGAAAGATATTTTATCGCAAAAAAATCGCCCTACAGCTATTATTGCATTTAATGATTTTGTAGCCTTGGACGCAATGGAATATATTCAGGCATTTACATCTTTAAAAATTAATAAAGATATAGTCATTGTCAGCTATGCAAACAATCCATTATTAAAATATCTCAAAGTATTCAAACCTGCAGCCTCTGTTGAACAATTTCCATATTTGCAAGGAGAAAAAGCAACCAGCATTCTTTTAGATTTAATAAACAATGGTCAAAAATTAGATGAAAAAGGTAATATAATTTTAAATCAAATAATAATTGATGCGGAATTAGTTGACACTAGCAAATCTTACGCTTCTCCAGCTGTGGCAGTGTAA